In a single window of the Frondihabitans peucedani genome:
- a CDS encoding NAD(P)/FAD-dependent oxidoreductase, which yields MTTYDLIVIGAGAVGENVADYATRGGLKVALVEAELVGGECSYWACMPSKALLMSSTALNAARAVGGAREAVTGELDVQAVLNRRDSFTSNWDDSSQAEWVAGAGIDLIRGHATITGVREVTVDGQVLTATHAVAAVTGSTALLPDVPGLRDARPWTSRDATSAKVIPQSLMIVGGGVVAAEMATAYQQLGAKVTLAARSGLLGGQEPFAGEFVRDALTDLGVDLRLGVSPTEVVRTEHDLVETTLSDGTTVITDEILVATGRLPRTDDLGLENVGIEPGDWLHVDDTLLVHGTDWLYGVGDVNHRALLTHQGKYQARAAGEVIAARALGKPLQTEPWGAHVATADHAAVPQVTFTSPEVASVGLTADAAQKQGIDVRVVDYDLAALAGSSLKSDVYKGQARIVVDESRKVLVGATFVGPEVSDLLHAATIAVVGEVPIDRLWHAVPSYPTVSEIWLRLLDAYGRP from the coding sequence ATGACGACTTATGACCTGATCGTGATCGGTGCCGGAGCTGTCGGCGAGAACGTGGCCGACTACGCGACCCGCGGGGGCCTGAAGGTCGCCCTCGTCGAAGCCGAGCTCGTCGGCGGGGAGTGCTCCTACTGGGCCTGCATGCCGTCGAAGGCGCTCCTCATGAGCTCGACCGCCCTGAACGCGGCCCGCGCGGTCGGCGGGGCGCGGGAGGCCGTGACCGGCGAGCTCGACGTGCAGGCGGTGCTGAACCGCCGCGACTCCTTCACGAGCAACTGGGACGACTCGTCGCAGGCCGAGTGGGTCGCCGGCGCCGGGATCGACCTGATCCGCGGGCACGCCACCATCACCGGCGTCCGCGAGGTGACCGTCGACGGGCAGGTCCTGACCGCCACGCACGCGGTCGCCGCCGTCACCGGGTCGACCGCCCTGCTGCCCGACGTCCCGGGCCTCCGCGACGCCCGCCCCTGGACGAGCCGCGACGCGACGAGCGCCAAGGTGATCCCGCAGAGCCTGATGATCGTCGGCGGCGGCGTGGTCGCCGCCGAGATGGCGACGGCGTACCAGCAGCTCGGCGCGAAGGTCACCCTCGCTGCCCGCAGCGGACTCCTCGGCGGGCAGGAGCCCTTCGCCGGCGAGTTCGTGCGCGACGCGCTCACCGACCTCGGCGTCGACCTCCGACTGGGCGTCTCGCCGACCGAGGTCGTCCGCACCGAGCACGACCTCGTCGAGACGACCCTCTCCGACGGCACGACCGTCATCACCGACGAGATCCTGGTCGCCACCGGTCGTCTCCCCCGCACGGACGACCTCGGCCTCGAGAACGTCGGCATCGAGCCGGGCGACTGGCTCCACGTCGACGACACGCTGCTCGTGCACGGCACCGACTGGCTGTACGGGGTGGGCGACGTCAACCACCGCGCCCTCCTGACCCACCAGGGCAAGTACCAGGCGAGGGCCGCCGGCGAGGTCATCGCCGCGCGCGCGCTCGGCAAGCCGCTCCAGACGGAGCCCTGGGGCGCCCACGTCGCGACCGCCGACCACGCCGCGGTCCCGCAGGTCACCTTCACCAGCCCCGAGGTCGCCAGCGTCGGCCTCACCGCCGACGCCGCCCAGAAGCAGGGCATCGACGTGCGCGTCGTCGACTACGACCTCGCCGCCCTCGCAGGATCGAGCCTCAAGTCCGACGTCTACAAGGGCCAGGCGCGCATCGTCGTCGACGAGTCGCGGAAGGTCCTCGTCGGCGCCACCTTCGTCGGTCCCGAGGTCTCCGACCTCCTCCACGCGGCGACCATCGCCGTCGTCGGCGAGGTGCCGATCGACCGGCTCTGGCACGCCGTGCCGTCGTACCCGACGGTCAGCGAGATCTGGCTCCGCCTCCTCGACGCGTACGGCCGTCCGTGA
- a CDS encoding crotonase/enoyl-CoA hydratase family protein: MSPRTAPQDLDDSRPRVSVERDGHVLIIGLDREEKRNAADLRMLNELALAYGLLESDPDLWVGLLHAKGEHFTAGLDLADVAKAVTPEGLDIVPEGGMNPWQVDGAQLSKPVVMAVQGTCLTLGVELALVSDIVISAKTSRFGQMEVRRGILPFGGATTRFPARVGWGNAMRWMLTGETFDAKEALRIGLVQEVVFNDQVYNRAYDLAHRIAAQAPLAVQATLANARLAVRDGEAAAEKRLQPELVRLMQTDDAGLGMKSFQARGEAEFTGR, from the coding sequence ATGAGCCCCCGTACCGCCCCCCAGGACCTCGACGACTCCCGCCCGCGCGTCTCGGTGGAGCGCGACGGTCACGTGCTGATCATCGGTCTCGACCGCGAGGAGAAGCGGAACGCGGCCGACCTCCGCATGCTGAACGAGCTCGCCCTGGCCTACGGCCTGCTCGAGAGCGACCCCGACCTCTGGGTGGGCCTCCTGCACGCGAAGGGCGAGCACTTCACCGCGGGCCTCGACCTCGCGGACGTGGCGAAGGCGGTCACGCCGGAGGGCCTCGACATCGTCCCCGAGGGCGGCATGAACCCGTGGCAGGTCGACGGCGCGCAGCTGTCGAAGCCGGTCGTCATGGCCGTCCAGGGCACCTGCCTCACCCTCGGTGTCGAGCTGGCGCTCGTGAGCGACATCGTCATCTCGGCGAAGACCAGCCGCTTCGGCCAGATGGAGGTGCGACGAGGCATCCTGCCGTTCGGCGGCGCGACGACGAGGTTCCCGGCGCGCGTCGGCTGGGGCAACGCGATGCGGTGGATGCTGACCGGCGAGACCTTCGACGCCAAGGAGGCGCTCAGGATCGGACTCGTGCAGGAGGTCGTCTTCAACGACCAGGTCTACAACCGCGCCTACGACCTCGCCCACCGGATCGCAGCCCAGGCGCCGCTGGCGGTGCAGGCGACTCTCGCGAACGCGCGCCTGGCCGTCCGGGACGGAGAGGCGGCAGCCGAGAAGAGGCTCCAGCCGGAGCTCGTCCGACTGATGCAGACCGACGACGCCGGCCTCGGCATGAAGTCGTTCCAGGCCCGCGGCGAGGCGGAGTTCACCGGCCGCTGA
- a CDS encoding CsbD family protein, producing MGIGDKIQNAAQDAAGKAKEAAGKATDNENLEAEGHGDQAEASAKKAGENVKDVFKS from the coding sequence ATGGGTATCGGCGACAAGATCCAGAACGCTGCTCAGGATGCGGCCGGCAAGGCCAAAGAGGCAGCCGGCAAGGCCACGGACAACGAGAACCTCGAAGCAGAGGGTCACGGCGACCAGGCCGAGGCATCCGCCAAGAAGGCGGGCGAGAACGTCAAGGACGTCTTCAAGTCCTGA
- a CDS encoding arginase family protein, whose amino-acid sequence MRFVAVPQWQGSPSSRAMRLSDGADAIFGDLPAKASTLIEVPVGAGDALGTTIHRLSAISSTADALAAELASSDETALVVGGDCGIELAAVAHAYRDDTCVVWFDAHPDLHSPESSESGAFSGMILGALVGRADDELRAGAVTVTPPRIPTSRVVLAGARSFDDAEDAFVEESGIATVSAFDLDPQDVVDAVAATGATSVYIHVDLDVLDPSSFDGLLDPQPFGLEPATLVATIQALRERFELTGAGICSFAPATAEAAADDLGTILRIVGALAR is encoded by the coding sequence ATGAGGTTCGTCGCAGTACCCCAGTGGCAGGGCTCTCCCTCGTCGCGCGCCATGCGCCTGTCCGACGGTGCCGACGCCATCTTCGGCGACCTGCCGGCAAAGGCGAGCACGCTGATCGAGGTGCCGGTCGGCGCGGGCGACGCCCTCGGCACGACCATCCACCGCCTCTCCGCCATCAGCTCCACGGCCGACGCTCTCGCGGCCGAGCTGGCGTCCTCCGACGAGACGGCGCTCGTCGTCGGCGGCGACTGCGGCATCGAGCTCGCTGCCGTGGCCCACGCCTACCGCGACGACACCTGCGTGGTCTGGTTCGACGCGCACCCCGACCTCCACTCCCCCGAGTCGAGCGAGAGCGGTGCGTTCAGCGGGATGATCCTCGGCGCCCTCGTCGGTCGGGCCGACGACGAGCTCCGCGCCGGAGCCGTCACGGTCACGCCGCCCCGCATCCCCACCAGCCGCGTGGTCCTCGCCGGGGCCCGCAGCTTCGACGACGCGGAGGACGCCTTCGTCGAGGAGTCGGGCATCGCCACGGTCAGCGCCTTCGACCTCGACCCGCAGGACGTCGTCGACGCGGTCGCCGCGACCGGCGCGACCTCCGTCTACATCCACGTCGACCTCGACGTCCTCGATCCCTCCAGCTTCGACGGCCTGCTCGACCCGCAGCCGTTCGGCCTGGAGCCGGCCACCCTCGTGGCGACCATCCAGGCGCTCCGCGAGCGGTTCGAGCTCACCGGCGCCGGCATCTGCTCGTTCGCGCCGGCGACCGCCGAGGCGGCGGCCGACGACCTGGGCACGATCCTGCGCATCGTCGGCGCCCTCGCCCGCTAG
- a CDS encoding SDR family NAD(P)-dependent oxidoreductase: MTSPRTIVLTGASSGIGRKAAIALAEGGATVAVVGRNPDRTRAVAEQIGGVWHVCDFDRLDDVRRLADTLLEQHPRIDVLANNAGGLVSRREVTVDGYERTVQSNHLAPFLLTRLLLPRLLESSGRVVSTSSTANLMGQVRLDDLNWSKRLWVGGWRAYGTSKLLTNMFISQLAARSDIEAFAFHPGFVATGFGGDSASMRMVNMLTNGNYGISADAGAVPLIQLAGPTTIGVPSGTYFDQLKPFGRQAPQARDTLLAEAVWDRTSQLVGLPADL, translated from the coding sequence ATGACCTCGCCGCGCACCATCGTCCTCACCGGAGCATCCAGCGGGATCGGCCGCAAAGCCGCGATCGCCCTCGCCGAGGGCGGCGCCACCGTCGCCGTCGTCGGCCGGAACCCCGACCGCACGCGCGCCGTCGCCGAGCAGATCGGCGGAGTGTGGCACGTCTGCGACTTCGACCGGCTCGACGACGTGCGGAGACTCGCCGACACCCTCCTCGAGCAGCACCCCCGGATCGACGTGCTGGCCAACAACGCCGGCGGTCTCGTCAGCCGGCGGGAGGTGACCGTCGACGGCTACGAGCGCACGGTCCAGTCCAACCACCTCGCGCCGTTCCTCCTGACGCGGCTCCTCCTCCCCCGCCTCCTCGAGAGCTCGGGTCGGGTCGTCTCGACCTCGAGCACCGCCAACCTCATGGGGCAGGTGCGGCTGGACGACCTCAACTGGAGCAAGCGGCTCTGGGTCGGCGGCTGGCGCGCCTACGGCACCAGCAAGCTGCTCACGAACATGTTCATCTCGCAGCTCGCCGCCCGGTCCGACATCGAGGCGTTCGCGTTCCACCCGGGCTTCGTCGCCACGGGCTTCGGCGGCGACTCGGCGTCGATGCGGATGGTGAACATGCTCACGAACGGCAACTACGGCATCTCCGCCGACGCCGGCGCGGTGCCGCTGATCCAGCTCGCCGGTCCCACCACGATCGGCGTGCCGAGCGGCACCTACTTCGACCAGTTGAAGCCGTTCGGGCGTCAGGCGCCGCAGGCTCGCGACACGCTGCTCGCCGAAGCGGTCTGGGACCGCACCTCGCAGCTGGTGGGCCTTCCCGCCGACCTGTAG
- a CDS encoding siderophore-interacting protein, with amino-acid sequence MLTSTRTPLAPGIFPVTVSRIDVLSPGFVRVTFEGSELAHFGDAGLDQRLKVVLPHPDHGLERFPVTSDWWSAWRRQSNAERNVFRTFTARAIRPREREVDIDFVAHGDAGPASAWVSSAEVGDELILVGPDVRGGALGGGIEWNPAGAATVLLAGDETAVPAVSAILAQLESSAVGCVFLEVPTPDDVLDVIAPEGVHVHWLPRSTRQAPHGELLIEAVRDWTARFVTAEHHGVPSDPASLVDVDIDHDILWEVPEGGRLAGEFYAWLAGEAGAIKTLRRFLVGDLGIDRQQVAFMGYWRLGKAEN; translated from the coding sequence GTGCTTACTTCGACGAGAACGCCCCTCGCCCCCGGCATCTTCCCCGTGACGGTGTCGCGGATCGACGTGCTCAGCCCGGGCTTCGTCCGCGTCACGTTCGAGGGCTCCGAGCTCGCCCACTTCGGCGACGCCGGGCTCGACCAGCGCCTCAAGGTCGTCCTCCCGCACCCCGACCACGGCCTCGAACGGTTCCCGGTCACGTCCGACTGGTGGTCGGCCTGGCGGCGTCAGAGCAACGCGGAGCGGAACGTCTTCCGCACCTTCACGGCCCGCGCGATCCGACCGCGGGAGCGCGAGGTCGACATCGACTTCGTCGCGCACGGCGACGCCGGGCCGGCGTCGGCCTGGGTGTCGAGCGCCGAGGTGGGCGACGAGCTGATCCTGGTCGGGCCCGACGTCCGGGGCGGCGCTCTGGGCGGCGGGATCGAGTGGAACCCCGCCGGGGCCGCGACCGTGCTCCTGGCGGGCGACGAGACCGCCGTGCCGGCCGTCTCCGCGATCCTGGCCCAGCTCGAGAGCTCTGCCGTGGGCTGCGTCTTCCTCGAGGTGCCGACCCCCGACGACGTCCTCGACGTCATCGCTCCCGAGGGGGTGCACGTGCACTGGCTGCCCCGCTCGACGCGGCAGGCGCCGCACGGCGAGCTGCTGATCGAGGCGGTGCGCGACTGGACCGCCCGCTTCGTGACCGCCGAGCACCACGGCGTGCCGTCCGATCCTGCGAGCCTCGTCGACGTCGACATCGACCACGACATCCTCTGGGAGGTCCCGGAGGGCGGCCGCCTCGCGGGCGAGTTCTACGCCTGGCTGGCCGGAGAGGCCGGGGCGATCAAGACCCTCCGCCGCTTCCTGGTCGGCGACCTCGGCATCGATCGGCAGCAGGTGGCCTTCATGGGCTACTGGCGGCTCGGGAAGGCCGAGAACTGA
- a CDS encoding Fe-S oxidoreductase, producing MKNPLLDSPVSRAGCAVATAVGLAIGAPLSTGRIRVVGDLIVCAGLPRWAFRRGGTCVGRVYLTRDNDGDDVLEHEAVHVAQWKKHGMLMPLLYAIAGRDALTNRFEIEAGLEKGGYR from the coding sequence GTGAAGAACCCCCTCCTCGACTCGCCCGTCTCCCGTGCGGGCTGCGCCGTCGCGACGGCCGTGGGCCTGGCGATCGGCGCACCCCTCAGCACGGGCAGGATCCGGGTGGTCGGCGATCTGATCGTCTGCGCCGGGCTCCCCCGCTGGGCCTTCCGACGCGGCGGCACCTGTGTCGGCCGCGTGTACCTCACCCGCGACAACGACGGCGACGACGTGCTCGAGCACGAGGCCGTCCACGTCGCGCAGTGGAAGAAGCACGGCATGCTCATGCCGCTGCTCTACGCCATCGCGGGCCGCGATGCGCTCACCAATCGATTCGAGATCGAAGCCGGCCTCGAGAAAGGCGGCTACCGATGA